The window TCCGAGGCAGCAAAGCAATTCGGCTTCATCGCGCGGCCCGTTCAGATCGACAATCCCACCTCCAGCAAACTGACGCGCGAACGCCTTGGCTGGACCTCCACAAATATGGGACTTATCACCGATCTGGAACAGACCGACTTCTTTTCCAAAGTTTAGCATCCTTCGGTCTGGCTCAAACCGCGTCGTTGAGGGCTTTTCCATGGAACAACACTCGATTGGAGCTGGGTCACGACGCCGGTCGAGAACCCAGCCTCGCTATGCGGCTTCGATGCCCTCGTCGCGACGCGCGAGCGCACCCGATTTACACCGGAGCTGTTCGACCAGCTTCCCGACGTCCGGATCATCGCCCAGACGGGCAATCATGCCTATCATATAGATCTCGCCGCTGCGGAGCAGCGCGGCATCGTCATCGGCAAGGCGACGGGTGGCTTCTGCACGGCAGCCGGAGAACTTGCGTTTGGATTGATGATGGCGGCGATGCGGCGCATTCCGAATGTCGATCTGGCCATCAAGAGCGGCGGCTGGCCCACGCCGATGACGCGCGTCCTCCGCGGCAAAACACTCGGCATCGTCGGACTCGGCAATATCGGCCGCTATGTCGCTCGGATCGCCAAGGCATTTGATATGAACGTGCTGGCCTGGGGCACGCGCTTGACGGACGAGGCCGCGGCGGCGGCCGGTGCGGAACGGCGCGAGTTGGACGAACTCTTGGGCGCCTCCGACATCGTGTCGATCCATGCGACACTGAGCCCGCAATCGCGAGGCTTAATCGATGAGCGGCGCATCGCGCTTTTGAAGCCTTCCGCCTATCTGATCAACCCGGCCCGGGGGCCGATCGTTGATGAGGCGGCGCTCCATAAATCGCTCCGGGATGGCCGCATCGCAGGCGCCGGTCTCGATGTCTTCGATCAAGAGCCGCTCCCGACAGACCATCCGTTGAGGACGCTCGATAATGTCGTCTTGACATCGCACCTCGGATGGCCAACCGACGAGATGTACGGCCAATTTGCGGATGCCGCCGCTGACGTGCTTCTCGCATTTCGTGACGGACGGGACGTGCCCCGCTTCGTTTCCGAACATTGATGATCGTTGCGCCGCCGACATCGCCGGTGAATGATTGCTCGTGCAATCTCGCGGCAACATCGCCCACGGGGCACGAGCACGGCAAGAATGCCCCAGATCGCCCGTCTTGCCTATGAGAACGCACTTCCCAGTGTGGCGTGAGTGAGCCACAGACAGGTGCCGCAAGAGCCTTCCTCCGCCTGCATCCGGACGGAGTCTCAGCGCCCACCGTTCGATGATCCAGGCTCCCAGCCTGCAACCAATGTCAGCAGCCCCGGGAATCGCTGGTTCAGATCGTCGACACGAACACGACTGCGACGCTCGAGACCATATTGGCGTTGGCGGATGAGGCCTGCTTCACGCAATGCCTTGAAGTGGTGTGTCAGAGAGGACTTCGGGCGATCGAAGCCGAACCAGCCGCAGGTGTGGTCATAGTCCTCCGATTCCAGCAGAAGCTTTCGAACGATGGTGAGGCGCAACGGATCGGCCAGCGCGCCCATCACCGCCTCAAGCCGCAAGGCCTCGGCGGACGGTTCCGGCAAGGGGGACGGCAGAGCCTCGGCGCTTACGTCGAGAGCGGTGAGCTGAGACGGAGGCATGGACTCCGTTTAGCACGCCAGTACGACTTTTGTCGAACCTTTTATGCGACTTTCTTAGAACAACTATATACGACTCTAATCGAACTATGGTATGTACGACAAAACTCGTACTTATCGGTCTGCCTGGAGGCGTATCATGAATGTCCACACCACATCCGAAGGGATCTCCGCAACGCGGGCCGATCCGCCCTGGCGCATGTGGATCGCCGCCTGGCTGATCACAGCCGTCTTCATCCTCTCGAATTCCGCGACGCCCCTCTACATCCGCTGGCAAGCCGAAATCGGCTTCACGTCCGGGACGCTCACGACCATTTTCGCCGCCTACATTTTCGGTCTGCTGGTGACCCTGCTTATCGCGGGCCAGCTCTCCGACCGGTATGGACGCAAAGTCGTTCTGATACCGGGGTTGCTTTCCGCCATTGTCGCCTGCTTCCTCTTTGCGACCGCTCATGACGTCACGATGCTGGTCATCGCGCGGCTCCTGTCTGGCGTCGCCGTTGGCGTCATCGTTTCGGCAGGCATGGCCTCGGTTGTCGACCTCGGCGGTCCCGAGCGGCGCAAGCTGGCCTCGCTGGTCGCCTCGGTGGCGATGGTGCTTGGCGCGGGCCTCGGCCCTCTGCTCGCCGGCGCCTTGGCGCGGACGCTGACCCAGCCGATCGTCCCGATCTTCTCCGTGGAGTTGCTCGTTCTGGTGAGCGCCCTCGCTATCGCGGCCCTCCTGCCGCTGAAGCGTCCACCACGCAAGGCGGGTGACGCGTGGCGGCTGCATCTGCCCAGCGTCCCGCATGCGAACCGCCGGCATCTGGCCTTGGGCATCGCAGTGTTCGGCCCAGGCATCACGGCGACCTCCTTCGTCCTCTCGCTGGGCCCATCGCTCCTGTCGCGGCTGCTCGGCGTCACCAGCCCGCTCATCGCCGGCGGCATGGCCTGCGCGATGTTCCTGACGGCGACGGGCGTCCAGTTCGCGGTGAAGAGCCTCCCCATACGGACAATCTTTCTTCTCGGATCGATCGCTGCGATCCTCTCGATGCTCGGCGTCATTCTCGCGGTGAACGCATCGATCGCGGCTGTTTTGATCATCGCGGCTTTGCTTGCAGGCGCCGCCCAAGGATTGGGGCAACTGGGCGGCCTGACGCTCATCGGCTTGCATGTGCCGACGCATCGACGGGCGGAGGCGAACTCGGTTCTCAATTTCGGCGGCTACATTCCCGCCGGGCTGCTGCCGGTCGCCACTGGCTATCTCATCGACAAGACCGGGCTCGCGATTGGCGCGAGCAGTTTCGCTGCGGCGCTGGGTGCCTGCGCCGTGATAGCGGCAATCTTTGTCGCCGACAGCCTGAAGACCGAGTGATCCTTCCCCAGACTTTCGCAAAAAGGGGCGGCGGTGGGACAGAGCGTCAACGATACAGCCGGGGGGGGGCGCGGCCTCGGCTAACCCGTGGCTATGCAGCGAGCTTGGGAATGGATCGTTCGACCAATCGCAAGAATCGGGTGTTGCGAGCCCCCGCAACCAACGATTCTTGCGAAACCTCCGCCGGCCCCGCCGCGGAGGTTTTTGCATTTTCAGACCCATTTCGCAGGGACCGGGTGTTGCGTGTCCCCGCAACCAAACTTCGATACTCCCATAGCGCAAGCTGCTGGAGTTTTTCGTTGTACTGGACCGCTGGCCAATCATGAGAGTGGAAAGCTCGGCACGGCATCTGGCCAGGGCCAGCATTTCACCGTGATCACATCCTGAATTGCCGGCTCAACAGACCTCTCCCATCACCTCAAAGCGGCAGTAGGGGAGATTGGCAGCCAAAGCCCGTTCAAACCTGAGTCTCGTCATCGTCGGACTTGAAGCGTGCGAGCGCGATAGGTTTAGTGCACTGTCAGAGCGCCGGGAGACCGGCAAGGAGTAGGTGGTGGAAGTCCACTACGATGAAGGAGTAGCGAACCACATCGGCCCCGAGCCGTGCGTCGCTGTCCGCGAGGACAGAGGCGAAGCGTCGGCAGGGGTGAGCATAGGCCAGCCATTGAGCCGCGAAAGGCATTTCCCGAGCGCCGACGCCGTTGACAGCGCGGAAGGCAACATGGACGGGCGCGGTATCGCGAGCGCCCGTCCAGCTCGGCGTGGTCGCAGACCCTGGCATGTGCAGAAGGTCCTTGCTCGGGAACCGGGAGGTCCCACGCCCGACCGCCGCAAGTATGCTTACGACGGTCCGCATCGGGAAGGCGAGGAGCCGTAGCCGATGGTGCACGTGCGTGGGAAGTCTGACTCCGCCATAGTAGCTGTGAAGCCGGTGAACAAGGCGGAGCAATCCGCTGCGGAACTGGTGGAGCCAAGGGTGGAGACCGAGGGGAAGGCGGATCAGCAAAGCACGTTCCGGGCGCAGAACCGGGCAGACGTGTCACAGGCGCTGGAACGCCTACGGCAAGCAGCAAGACAGAGGAAGAAGGAGCGGTTCACCGCGCTCTTCCACCATCTCAGCATCGAACTGTTCGGGGAGGCCTTCTTCGATCTGAAGAAGAATGCCGCCTCCGGCGTGGACGGACTGACATGGCAGGCCTACGAGGCAGACCTTGAGCGCAAGCTCGAGGACTTGCATGCACGGGTCCAAAGGGGAGCGTATCGGGCGCTGCCGAGTCGGCGGGTCTATATTCCCAAGCCGGACGGTGGACAACGTCCGCTCGCGGTTGCCGCACTGGAGGACAAGATCGTTCAACGGGCGACGGCTGCGGTGCTGAATGCGATCTACGAGGAAGACTTCCTCGGGTTCTCATATGGCTTCCGGCCCGGACGCAGCCAACATG is drawn from Bradyrhizobium prioriisuperbiae and contains these coding sequences:
- a CDS encoding MFS transporter, translating into MNVHTTSEGISATRADPPWRMWIAAWLITAVFILSNSATPLYIRWQAEIGFTSGTLTTIFAAYIFGLLVTLLIAGQLSDRYGRKVVLIPGLLSAIVACFLFATAHDVTMLVIARLLSGVAVGVIVSAGMASVVDLGGPERRKLASLVASVAMVLGAGLGPLLAGALARTLTQPIVPIFSVELLVLVSALAIAALLPLKRPPRKAGDAWRLHLPSVPHANRRHLALGIAVFGPGITATSFVLSLGPSLLSRLLGVTSPLIAGGMACAMFLTATGVQFAVKSLPIRTIFLLGSIAAILSMLGVILAVNASIAAVLIIAALLAGAAQGLGQLGGLTLIGLHVPTHRRAEANSVLNFGGYIPAGLLPVATGYLIDKTGLAIGASSFAAALGACAVIAAIFVADSLKTE
- a CDS encoding helix-turn-helix domain-containing protein, producing the protein MGALADPLRLTIVRKLLLESEDYDHTCGWFGFDRPKSSLTHHFKALREAGLIRQRQYGLERRSRVRVDDLNQRFPGLLTLVAGWEPGSSNGGR